From Alienimonas californiensis, a single genomic window includes:
- a CDS encoding transposase: MRHQLWTAIVAELARLHNGRPGRGQRFSDRRILEVYFFAVVRKLPVRHACDARNWPVWLRGRPLPSPAAMSRRMRSRSVRELLAALDQAVVRPPAGRGDGGLAHWIDSTPLPIGPTSTDRHAAFGHAGGTKANGYRLHLFLRGDGSVADWRLTPMNRDERVMARRMIRSAKATGYLVGDGNFDVNALHGECEVRGDLRLIAPKRKGGFGRRKHRRGRYESAALLAEPRGPFAAALMTGRIAVERFFGTLKSAGTGLIGLPPWVRTMPRVRPFVITHLILDALRRRGAVAA, encoded by the coding sequence GTGAGGCACCAACTCTGGACCGCGATCGTCGCCGAACTGGCCCGCCTGCACAACGGCCGGCCCGGCCGCGGGCAGCGGTTCAGCGACCGCCGGATCCTCGAGGTCTACTTCTTCGCCGTCGTCCGGAAGCTGCCGGTCCGCCACGCCTGCGACGCCCGCAACTGGCCGGTCTGGCTGCGGGGACGCCCGCTGCCCAGCCCCGCGGCGATGAGCCGCCGGATGCGGTCGCGGTCCGTCCGGGAGTTGCTGGCCGCCCTGGACCAGGCGGTCGTCCGCCCGCCGGCCGGGCGGGGCGACGGCGGCCTGGCCCACTGGATCGACAGCACGCCCCTGCCGATCGGCCCGACCTCGACCGACCGGCACGCCGCCTTCGGACACGCCGGCGGGACGAAGGCCAACGGCTACCGGCTGCACCTGTTTTTGCGAGGCGACGGGTCGGTCGCCGACTGGCGGCTGACGCCGATGAACCGCGACGAGCGGGTCATGGCCCGGCGGATGATCCGTTCGGCGAAGGCGACCGGCTACCTGGTCGGCGACGGGAACTTCGACGTCAACGCCCTGCACGGCGAGTGCGAGGTCCGGGGCGATCTGCGGCTGATCGCCCCCAAACGCAAAGGCGGCTTCGGCCGCCGCAAACACCGCCGGGGCCGCTACGAAAGCGCGGCGCTGCTGGCGGAGCCGCGGGGGCCGTTCGCGGCCGCGTTGATGACCGGCCGGATCGCGGTCGAGCGGTTCTTCGGGACGCTCAAGTCCGCCGGCACGGGCCTGATCGGCTTGCCGCCGTGGGTGCGGACGATGCCGCGGGTCCGGCCGTTCGTGATCACGCACCTGATCCTCGACGCCCTCCGCCGACGGGGCGCGGTTGCCGCTTGA
- a CDS encoding sensor histidine kinase, which yields MRLAKFSLANVEPILAEWEAFAAALAPGATMTKLALRDDAEKILLATARSMQVHQSLAQQASKSKGRRGADAGESDRLDDASTRHARERVGSGFDIVEVVSEYRALRASVLRLWRESLPQPDLDDLDDVTRFNEAIDQSLAEAVGSYTERVDRSRQLFLAILGHDLRNPLNCIRMGARLLSPSDGDATSVEALAMISTEAEAMGRLIHDMIDFASTWLGGSMPLKRAPLNLQPLCRQVVDGFRATHPRRTLHFRPRGDLAGHGDADRLRQIVSNLLGNAFQHGAPDGPIELSVAAEGSTVVLSVHNEGAPIPPEALPTLFDPLVRHADLESALQRAPGSIGLGLYIVREIVHASGGEIEVASTAEQGTTFTVRLPRLPAVAGRELSDPKAAG from the coding sequence ATGCGGCTGGCCAAGTTCAGCCTCGCGAACGTCGAGCCCATCCTCGCGGAATGGGAAGCCTTCGCGGCCGCCCTCGCCCCGGGGGCGACGATGACGAAGCTCGCCCTGCGGGACGACGCCGAGAAGATCCTGCTGGCGACCGCCCGCAGTATGCAGGTCCACCAGAGCCTCGCGCAGCAGGCCAGCAAGTCCAAAGGGCGCCGCGGCGCCGACGCCGGGGAGAGCGACCGGCTGGACGACGCCTCGACGCGGCACGCCCGGGAGCGCGTCGGCTCGGGATTCGACATCGTCGAGGTCGTCTCCGAATACCGCGCCCTCCGCGCCAGCGTTCTGCGTCTCTGGCGCGAGAGCCTGCCGCAGCCGGACCTGGACGACTTGGACGACGTCACCCGCTTCAACGAGGCGATCGATCAGTCGCTCGCCGAGGCCGTCGGCAGTTATACCGAGCGAGTCGATCGGTCTCGCCAACTGTTCCTGGCGATCCTCGGCCACGATCTGCGGAATCCGCTGAACTGCATCCGCATGGGCGCGCGTCTGCTTTCGCCTTCGGACGGAGACGCGACGTCCGTCGAGGCGCTGGCGATGATCAGCACGGAAGCGGAGGCGATGGGACGGTTGATCCACGATATGATCGACTTCGCCTCGACGTGGCTGGGCGGCTCCATGCCGCTGAAACGCGCGCCGCTGAACCTGCAACCGCTCTGTCGTCAAGTGGTCGACGGATTTCGCGCGACCCACCCGCGGCGCACGCTGCACTTTCGCCCGCGCGGCGACCTCGCCGGCCATGGGGACGCGGATCGACTCCGGCAGATCGTCTCCAACCTGCTGGGCAACGCGTTTCAGCACGGGGCGCCGGACGGGCCGATCGAACTCTCGGTCGCAGCGGAAGGCTCGACCGTGGTGTTGAGCGTGCACAACGAAGGCGCTCCGATCCCGCCGGAGGCCCTGCCGACGCTCTTCGATCCGCTGGTGCGCCATGCCGACCTGGAGTCGGCGTTGCAGCGGGCTCCGGGCAGCATCGGGCTGGGTTTGTACATCGTGCGCGAGATCGTCCACGCCAGCGGCGGCGAGATCGAGGTCGCCTCGACGGCGGAGCAGGGCACGACGTTCACCGTCCGCCTTCCGCGTCTGCCCGCCGTCGCCGGCCGCGAACTCAGCGACCCCAAAGCCGCGGGATAA
- a CDS encoding 5-oxoprolinase subunit C family protein produces the protein MPTNATIDTSGEAVGRLSVVRAGMLSLLQDRGRRGLAFYAIPPSGPLDRRSAELGNAILGNDPDAPVIECHFVPPALRFESAAVVCLTGADMGWTVGGRPAPRYATVAVAAGQTLAGRPAVGGCRAYVGVQGSIRTSRSFGSASTYVPGRFGGNGGRPLAAGDVIRWQRPEETRPQMSLSLADEDASDRPITLRPGPEYDRLTPTAQHQLTNGQFWVSPNSDRMGARLEGPTLTLRETAMTDSVPVLPGMIQAPPSGRPIVLLQDGQTTGGYPRVGYLPAAEVDRLVQIPPRRPFRFRFSA, from the coding sequence GTGCCGACGAACGCGACGATCGACACGAGCGGCGAAGCCGTCGGGCGGCTGTCCGTCGTGCGCGCCGGGATGCTGAGTCTGCTCCAGGATCGGGGGCGCCGGGGCTTGGCCTTCTACGCGATCCCGCCGTCCGGCCCGTTGGACCGCCGGTCGGCCGAGTTGGGAAACGCGATCCTCGGGAACGACCCGGACGCACCCGTAATCGAGTGTCATTTCGTGCCCCCGGCGCTCCGGTTCGAGTCGGCCGCCGTCGTCTGCCTGACGGGGGCGGACATGGGCTGGACGGTCGGCGGCCGTCCGGCGCCTCGGTACGCCACGGTCGCCGTCGCGGCAGGCCAGACGCTCGCGGGCCGTCCCGCCGTAGGCGGCTGCCGGGCGTACGTCGGCGTCCAGGGTTCTATTCGAACGAGTCGGTCCTTCGGTTCGGCCTCGACGTACGTGCCGGGGAGGTTCGGGGGGAACGGCGGCCGGCCGCTGGCGGCCGGCGACGTGATCCGCTGGCAGCGCCCGGAGGAGACGAGACCGCAAATGAGCCTCAGCCTGGCGGACGAGGACGCGTCGGACCGCCCGATCACGTTGCGGCCCGGGCCGGAGTACGACCGACTCACGCCGACCGCGCAGCATCAACTGACGAACGGCCAGTTTTGGGTCAGCCCGAACAGCGACCGCATGGGGGCCCGGCTGGAGGGGCCGACGCTGACGCTTCGGGAAACCGCCATGACCGACAGCGTGCCCGTCCTGCCGGGCATGATTCAGGCGCCGCCGTCCGGCCGGCCGATCGTGCTTCTCCAAGACGGCCAGACCACCGGGGGCTATCCGCGGGTCGGCTACCTGCCGGCCGCGGAGGTCGACCGACTGGTGCAGATCCCTCCGCGGCGACCGTTTCGCTTCCGGTTCTCCGCCTGA
- a CDS encoding carboxyltransferase domain-containing protein translates to MTIRRHEIRLFGRPVVATEYHGEFLLLRPASADARLPASFGARLSSRRPEFCDEVIATEREICLKLNDRYTEQGLQALNSIPADDAGAADGRAVRLPVRFGDSPDWDRVCRHTGLTREEYQTELLRCHLSVAMIGFLPGFVYLKGLPDRLQVPRKESPDRRAAANSFAVGGAYAGIYSLESPAGWNVLGEVGVNVLRLDQLPPVSLQPGDVVTLTERA, encoded by the coding sequence GTGACGATCCGGCGCCACGAGATCCGCCTCTTCGGCCGACCGGTCGTGGCGACCGAGTACCACGGCGAGTTCCTGTTACTGCGCCCGGCGTCGGCCGACGCGCGACTGCCGGCGAGTTTCGGTGCAAGGTTGTCGTCCCGTCGGCCGGAGTTCTGCGACGAGGTGATCGCCACGGAGCGGGAAATCTGCCTGAAGCTCAACGACCGCTACACGGAGCAGGGCCTTCAAGCTTTAAATAGTATTCCGGCCGACGACGCCGGCGCCGCCGACGGGCGGGCGGTCCGCCTGCCGGTCCGGTTCGGGGACTCGCCGGACTGGGACCGCGTCTGTCGTCACACGGGTCTGACGAGGGAGGAATATCAGACGGAGTTGCTGCGGTGTCACCTCTCGGTCGCCATGATCGGGTTTCTGCCCGGCTTCGTTTATCTGAAGGGCCTGCCGGACCGCCTGCAGGTTCCCCGCAAGGAGTCGCCGGACCGCCGTGCGGCGGCGAACTCGTTCGCCGTGGGCGGGGCTTACGCGGGAATTTACTCGCTGGAAAGCCCGGCCGGATGGAACGTGCTCGGCGAGGTGGGGGTGAACGTCTTACGACTCGATCAGTTGCCTCCCGTCAGTCTGCAGCCGGGCGACGTCGTCACCCTGACGGAACGGGCCTGA
- a CDS encoding LamB/YcsF family protein, whose translation MDLNADVGETTVERDRRLLPYLTSCNVSCGAHAGGAELIVATVREAVEWGVPVGAHPSYPDRPGFGRRSVPISDARLEAELLFQIATVKSLVEAFGARLRHVKPHGALYHDVRSPGPRAGVLIAAVKRIAPDAAIVGQAGSPLDELAIRQGLAFRHEAFADRRYAAADALVPRSDPRALIETEDEFRDHLGDLLAGHVRDAAGERHVIPVDTICLHGDSPHAVHFAQIARGMIDGRTNQTADRGGSPS comes from the coding sequence ATGGACCTGAACGCGGACGTGGGCGAAACGACGGTCGAGCGGGACCGTCGACTGCTGCCCTACCTGACGTCGTGCAACGTGAGCTGCGGGGCGCACGCGGGCGGAGCGGAGTTGATCGTGGCGACGGTCCGGGAAGCCGTTGAATGGGGGGTTCCGGTGGGGGCCCACCCGTCGTACCCGGACCGACCGGGCTTTGGCCGGCGGTCCGTTCCGATTTCGGACGCACGGCTGGAGGCGGAACTGCTGTTCCAGATCGCGACCGTGAAGTCGTTGGTCGAGGCGTTCGGGGCTCGACTCCGTCACGTGAAGCCGCACGGCGCCCTATATCACGACGTGCGTTCGCCCGGCCCGCGGGCGGGGGTTCTCATCGCGGCCGTCAAGAGGATCGCCCCAGACGCCGCGATCGTCGGACAGGCGGGGTCGCCGCTCGATGAATTGGCGATCCGGCAGGGACTGGCGTTCCGGCACGAGGCCTTCGCAGACCGACGCTACGCGGCCGCCGACGCGCTGGTCCCGCGGTCCGACCCGCGGGCGCTGATCGAGACCGAAGACGAGTTCCGCGACCACCTCGGCGACTTGCTGGCCGGGCACGTCCGTGACGCGGCCGGGGAGCGGCACGTGATCCCGGTCGATACGATCTGCCTTCACGGCGACTCGCCGCACGCAGTCCATTTCGCACAGATCGCCCGAGGCATGATCGACGGCCGGACTAACCAGACCGCCGACCGCGGCGGCTCGCCGTCGTGA
- a CDS encoding protein-tyrosine phosphatase family protein, translating into MTIKPFPQSFWVRDGLLCAGHYPGDQEPATRDDKLRGLLDCGVRRVLCLMEATERGRGGRPFEPYVPRLQALAAERQAAVECLSLPMPDASAPPEGALEQALELIEAGLRDETPTYLHCWGGHGRTGTVVACLLIRQGRTAQQAIDALLGFRTDLPRNHHPFEGDQERFIRSWAGGRH; encoded by the coding sequence ATGACGATCAAGCCTTTTCCTCAGAGCTTCTGGGTCCGCGACGGCCTGCTGTGCGCCGGCCATTACCCCGGCGATCAGGAACCCGCGACTCGCGACGATAAGCTCCGAGGCCTGCTCGACTGCGGCGTTCGCCGGGTGCTCTGTCTGATGGAGGCGACCGAACGAGGTCGCGGCGGTCGCCCTTTTGAGCCGTACGTACCGCGCCTGCAGGCGTTGGCCGCCGAGCGTCAGGCCGCTGTGGAATGCCTGAGCCTCCCGATGCCCGACGCCAGCGCCCCGCCCGAGGGCGCCTTGGAACAAGCCCTTGAACTGATCGAAGCGGGGCTGCGAGACGAGACGCCGACCTATCTGCATTGTTGGGGCGGCCACGGCCGGACGGGGACGGTCGTCGCCTGCCTTCTGATCCGGCAGGGTCGCACGGCGCAACAGGCGATCGACGCGCTGCTGGGATTCCGCACGGATCTGCCCAGGAACCATCACCCCTTTGAAGGTGACCAGGAGCGGTTCATCCGCTCCTGGGCCGGAGGTCGGCATTGA
- the araD gene encoding L-arabinonate dehydratase, whose product MPDPVPVPLRSDRWFGPSDLRSFGHRSRAAQLGLGRGDYHGKPVVAIVNTWSDLNPCHGHLRARAEDVKRGVWQAGGWPVELPVLSLAENFQKPTTMLYRNLLAMEVEELLRSYPVDGAVLLGGCDKTAPGLVMGATSVDLPALFMPAGPMLKGNYRGRVLGSGSDVWKSWDELRAGRITEAEWREMEEGIARSPGTCMTMGTASTMAALIEAMGLSLPRSSSVPAMDAEHPRVAAEAGRRAVELIREDLRPSKILGPDAFANAAVALMALGGSTNAVIHLVAMAARAGVEFTLDDVDRASREVPVLCNLRPSGEHLMEDFHFAGGLPALLERLRPLLKTDAPTITGKSLGENIAGTQVHNDDVIRTPETALADSGGVAVLRGNLAPDGAVIKASAMDPAKRRHRGPAVVFEDYADLVARLDDPDLPATADSVLVLKNAGPQGGPGMPEWGMLPLPKKLLEAGVRDMVRVSDARMSGTSYGTCVLHVAPESFVGGPLALVQTGDIIELDVPARRLHLDVPDDELARRREAWQPPKPRFQRGYGAMFSAHIQQADRGCDFDFLVQPGENPEPAMH is encoded by the coding sequence ATGCCCGATCCCGTTCCCGTCCCGCTCCGCAGTGACCGCTGGTTCGGCCCGTCGGACCTGCGTTCCTTCGGGCACCGGTCTCGGGCGGCGCAGCTGGGATTGGGGCGGGGGGACTATCACGGCAAGCCGGTCGTGGCGATCGTGAATACGTGGAGCGATCTAAACCCCTGCCACGGGCACCTGCGGGCGCGGGCGGAGGACGTGAAGCGGGGCGTGTGGCAGGCGGGCGGCTGGCCGGTCGAACTGCCGGTGCTCTCGCTGGCGGAGAACTTCCAAAAGCCGACCACCATGCTGTACCGCAACCTCCTGGCGATGGAGGTCGAGGAACTGCTGCGGTCCTACCCGGTCGACGGGGCCGTGTTGCTGGGCGGCTGCGACAAGACCGCGCCGGGACTGGTGATGGGGGCCACCAGCGTCGACCTGCCCGCCCTGTTCATGCCGGCGGGGCCGATGCTGAAAGGGAACTACCGCGGCCGGGTGCTGGGCAGCGGCAGCGACGTGTGGAAGTCGTGGGACGAACTGCGGGCCGGCCGCATCACCGAGGCGGAGTGGCGGGAGATGGAGGAGGGGATCGCCCGCTCGCCCGGGACGTGCATGACGATGGGCACCGCCTCCACGATGGCCGCGCTCATCGAGGCGATGGGCCTGAGCCTGCCGCGTTCCTCCTCGGTCCCCGCGATGGACGCCGAGCACCCGCGGGTCGCCGCGGAGGCCGGCCGCCGGGCCGTCGAACTGATCCGCGAGGATCTGCGGCCTTCGAAAATCCTGGGCCCCGACGCCTTCGCCAACGCGGCCGTCGCCCTGATGGCGCTGGGCGGGTCGACGAACGCGGTGATCCACCTCGTTGCGATGGCCGCCCGCGCCGGGGTCGAGTTCACGCTGGACGACGTCGACCGCGCCTCCCGCGAGGTGCCGGTGCTGTGCAACCTGCGGCCGTCCGGCGAACACCTGATGGAGGACTTCCACTTCGCCGGCGGCCTGCCCGCGCTGCTGGAACGACTCCGCCCGCTGCTCAAGACCGATGCCCCGACGATCACCGGCAAATCGCTCGGCGAGAACATCGCCGGCACCCAGGTTCACAATGACGATGTGATCCGAACCCCCGAAACCGCGCTGGCCGATTCGGGCGGGGTCGCGGTGCTCCGCGGGAACCTCGCGCCGGACGGGGCCGTCATCAAGGCCAGCGCGATGGACCCGGCCAAGCGGCGCCACCGCGGCCCGGCGGTGGTGTTCGAGGACTACGCGGATCTCGTCGCCCGGCTGGACGACCCGGACCTGCCCGCGACCGCCGATTCGGTCCTCGTGCTGAAAAACGCCGGCCCGCAGGGCGGCCCCGGCATGCCGGAGTGGGGCATGCTCCCGCTGCCCAAGAAGCTGTTGGAAGCGGGCGTGCGGGACATGGTGCGCGTCTCCGACGCCCGGATGAGCGGCACCAGCTACGGAACCTGCGTGCTGCACGTCGCCCCGGAATCCTTCGTCGGCGGCCCGCTCGCCCTCGTGCAGACCGGGGACATCATCGAATTGGACGTCCCCGCCCGCCGCTTGCACCTCGACGTGCCCGACGACGAACTCGCCCGCCGCCGCGAAGCGTGGCAACCGCCGAAACCCCGCTTTCAGCGGGGCTACGGCGCGATGTTCTCCGCCCACATCCAACAGGCCGACCGCGGCTGCGACTTCGACTTCCTCGTGCAACCCGGGGAGAACCCGGAGCCGGCGATGCATTGA
- a CDS encoding GntP family permease, giving the protein MSSVVPGLILLGSTAVLFLLIVRWNVHAFVALVAVAVGVAVASPEVAVADSVGAVTSALGEMAGKIAVAIVAASIVGHGLMASGAADRIVRALTPRVGRRGRSLPLVAGGFVLAIPVFFDTVFFLLVPLARAMSLRDLRGRPPDGERPDGVESPRRRSHFVLNALAISAGGSATHVFVPPTPGPLVMAAELGADLGVVMLVGTCVAFPASLTGWLYALWIDRRLDLPVRDTPGVDTASETTALRPDAELPPLGLALLPIALPVLLIGGKTVADVTGAPPEATATLAVVGDPAVALLIAAAASVALLARQRRAGMAELRGGIGTAVAAGGVIVLITAAGGAFGKMLVAAGLGEALESIGDTLGLPLLALGFGLASLFKIAQGSGTVAMITVSAVCSPLLLAAAPPFHAAWLVAAIGSGTLVGTWMNDSGFWVFRTMTGFDEVETLKTKSAMMALMGFAGFVTVLAGSALVPLV; this is encoded by the coding sequence GTGTCGTCAGTCGTGCCGGGGCTGATCCTGCTCGGCTCGACGGCCGTACTGTTCCTGCTGATCGTCCGCTGGAACGTGCACGCCTTCGTGGCGCTCGTGGCGGTGGCCGTCGGCGTGGCGGTCGCTTCGCCGGAGGTCGCCGTGGCGGATTCGGTCGGGGCGGTGACGTCCGCCCTCGGCGAGATGGCCGGCAAGATCGCCGTGGCCATTGTCGCCGCCTCGATCGTCGGCCACGGTCTGATGGCGAGCGGGGCGGCGGACCGGATCGTCCGGGCCCTCACCCCGCGGGTCGGTCGCCGCGGGCGGTCGCTGCCGCTCGTCGCCGGCGGGTTCGTTCTGGCGATCCCGGTCTTCTTCGACACGGTTTTCTTCCTGCTGGTCCCCCTGGCGCGGGCGATGAGCCTGCGGGACCTGCGTGGGCGCCCGCCCGACGGGGAACGGCCGGACGGCGTCGAATCCCCCCGCCGTCGGTCGCACTTCGTGCTGAACGCGCTGGCGATCTCCGCGGGCGGGTCGGCGACGCACGTGTTCGTCCCGCCCACGCCCGGTCCGCTGGTGATGGCGGCGGAGTTGGGGGCCGATCTGGGCGTCGTGATGCTCGTCGGCACCTGCGTCGCGTTTCCCGCGTCGTTGACCGGCTGGCTCTACGCCCTGTGGATCGACCGCCGGCTCGACCTCCCGGTGCGGGACACCCCCGGCGTCGACACCGCCTCCGAGACGACGGCGCTGCGGCCGGACGCCGAACTGCCCCCGCTGGGTTTGGCGCTGTTGCCGATCGCGTTGCCCGTCCTGCTGATCGGCGGGAAAACGGTCGCCGACGTGACGGGAGCGCCGCCCGAGGCGACCGCCACGCTCGCGGTCGTCGGCGACCCGGCCGTCGCCCTGCTGATCGCAGCGGCGGCCTCCGTCGCGCTGTTGGCCCGGCAGCGGCGGGCAGGGATGGCGGAACTCCGCGGCGGGATCGGGACCGCCGTCGCCGCGGGCGGGGTGATCGTGCTGATCACCGCGGCCGGCGGGGCGTTCGGGAAGATGCTCGTCGCCGCCGGGCTGGGGGAAGCGCTCGAATCGATCGGCGACACCCTCGGCCTGCCCCTGCTGGCGCTGGGGTTCGGGCTGGCGAGTTTGTTCAAGATCGCCCAGGGGTCCGGGACGGTGGCGATGATCACCGTCTCGGCCGTCTGCTCCCCGCTGCTGCTCGCCGCGGCGCCGCCGTTCCACGCGGCATGGCTGGTCGCCGCGATCGGGTCCGGCACCCTGGTGGGCACCTGGATGAACGACAGCGGCTTCTGGGTCTTCCGCACCATGACCGGCTTCGACGAGGTCGAGACGTTGAAGACGAAGTCCGCCATGATGGCGCTGATGGGCTTCGCCGGCTTCGTCACCGTGCTGGCGGGGAGCGCGCTCGTCCCGCTCGTTTGA
- a CDS encoding dihydrodipicolinate synthase family protein, which yields MLTNFDAAHLARSVIAVPPLARDADLNVADAPNRALIRHIEAGGVRSLLYGGNANFYNVSLGEYAGLLDFLADAAGSDTLVIPSAGPDYGKLRDQIPALRDSDFPTVMVLPLKFPATRDGVRTGVRRFAEALGRPIVLYLKDEDYLTPAGAASLVDDGLVAFVKYAVVRADPADDPYLSDLLDRVDPRLVVSGMGERPAVVHVRDFGLAGFTSGSVCVGPRGSQRMLEALRDGDFAAAESLRERYLPLEDLRDGHSPIRVLHDAVTLTGIADTGPMLPLLSNLPDELRAPVREAAAALLAVDADPTVAADAATR from the coding sequence ATGCTGACGAACTTCGATGCCGCCCACCTCGCACGCTCCGTCATCGCGGTGCCGCCGCTGGCCCGTGATGCCGACCTGAATGTCGCAGACGCTCCGAACCGTGCCCTGATCCGGCACATCGAAGCGGGCGGCGTGCGGTCGCTGCTCTACGGTGGTAACGCGAACTTCTACAACGTGTCGCTGGGCGAGTACGCGGGCCTGCTCGACTTCCTCGCCGACGCCGCCGGGTCGGACACGCTCGTGATCCCCTCGGCCGGGCCGGATTACGGCAAGCTGCGGGACCAGATCCCGGCGCTCCGCGACTCCGACTTCCCGACCGTCATGGTGCTGCCGCTGAAGTTCCCCGCGACCCGCGACGGGGTGCGGACGGGCGTGCGGCGATTCGCGGAGGCGCTGGGCCGGCCGATCGTGCTGTACCTCAAGGACGAAGATTACCTGACGCCCGCGGGGGCGGCGTCGCTGGTCGACGACGGACTCGTGGCCTTCGTGAAATACGCCGTCGTCCGGGCGGATCCCGCCGACGACCCGTACCTGAGCGACCTGCTGGACCGCGTGGACCCGCGCCTCGTGGTCAGCGGGATGGGCGAGCGGCCGGCGGTGGTGCACGTGCGGGACTTCGGCCTCGCCGGGTTCACCTCCGGCTCGGTTTGCGTGGGACCGCGCGGGTCGCAGCGAATGCTGGAGGCGCTGCGGGACGGCGACTTCGCCGCCGCCGAATCGCTGCGTGAACGCTACCTGCCGCTGGAGGATCTGCGGGACGGGCACTCCCCTATCCGCGTGCTGCACGACGCCGTCACGCTCACGGGGATCGCCGACACGGGGCCGATGCTCCCCCTGCTGAGTAACCTCCCCGACGAACTGCGGGCGCCGGTCCGCGAGGCCGCGGCGGCATTGCTCGCGGTCGACGCCGACCCGACAGTCGCTGCCGACGCGGCGACGCGATGA
- a CDS encoding MFS transporter — translation MLVLDDTIANIALPSIQRDLTVLTSALPWIINAYVLVFGALLLFGGRLGDLFGRRRVLRIGLAVFTAASLLGGLVLNGGMSIAARSLRGLGAALVAPNVLALIATTFPVGKTRNSAMAVYAAMSAVGRPSESCSGASWGDAGLAVGVPHQRSDRPGGARRRPGPGRGAAAPWRA, via the coding sequence ATGCTCGTTTTGGACGACACCATTGCGAATATCGCTCTGCCAAGCATTCAACGCGACTTGACGGTTTTAACGTCGGCCCTGCCGTGGATCATCAACGCGTACGTTCTGGTCTTCGGCGCCCTGCTGCTGTTCGGCGGTCGGCTCGGCGACCTCTTCGGTCGGCGGCGGGTGTTGCGAATTGGCCTTGCCGTATTCACGGCCGCATCGCTGCTGGGCGGTCTCGTCCTGAACGGAGGGATGTCGATCGCCGCCCGGAGCCTGCGAGGTCTCGGGGCGGCGCTGGTCGCGCCGAACGTGTTGGCGCTGATCGCCACCACCTTTCCTGTGGGCAAGACGCGCAACTCGGCTATGGCCGTCTACGCGGCAATGTCCGCCGTGGGCAGACCGTCGGAATCCTGCTCAGGGGCTTCCTGGGGGGACGCTGGGCTGGCGGTGGGCGTTCCTCATCAACGTTCCGATCGGCCTGGCGGCGCTCGCCGGCGCCCGGGCCCTGGTCGAGGGGCGGCGGCGCCCTGGCGGGCTTAA
- a CDS encoding heavy-metal-associated domain-containing protein, translating into MKTTKQFRTNLRCGSCVATVEPYLNRTLGVDRWKIDVASADKTLTVDGDASTESVKDAVAQAGYQILGEIAAPSAPAVAERPADAPTATTYFPLLLLVAFLVGVVALVEVRVGDFDWGRAMGNFMGAFFLAFAFFKLLDLRGFADNYGSYDVVARRVPAYGYVYPFIELALGAAYVTGFQPAATNFATLVVMSVSSVGVIQSLLNKRKIRCACLGTVFNLPMSTVTLVEDGLMVAMAAFALIAGGHSL; encoded by the coding sequence ATGAAGACGACGAAACAGTTCAGAACGAATTTGCGCTGCGGCAGCTGCGTCGCGACCGTGGAGCCCTATTTGAATCGCACGCTGGGGGTCGATCGGTGGAAGATCGACGTCGCGTCCGCCGACAAGACGCTGACGGTCGACGGCGACGCCTCGACTGAGTCCGTTAAGGACGCGGTGGCTCAGGCCGGATACCAAATCCTCGGCGAGATCGCCGCGCCGTCTGCGCCGGCAGTTGCCGAGCGACCCGCTGACGCCCCGACCGCGACGACCTACTTCCCGCTGCTCCTGCTCGTCGCGTTTCTGGTGGGGGTGGTGGCTCTGGTCGAGGTGCGCGTCGGCGACTTTGACTGGGGCCGGGCCATGGGGAACTTCATGGGGGCGTTCTTCCTCGCCTTCGCGTTCTTCAAACTGCTCGACCTGCGGGGATTTGCGGACAACTACGGCAGCTATGACGTCGTGGCTCGGCGGGTTCCCGCCTACGGGTACGTCTATCCGTTTATCGAATTGGCGCTCGGGGCGGCGTACGTCACCGGATTTCAGCCGGCGGCGACGAACTTCGCAACGCTCGTGGTGATGTCGGTCAGCAGCGTCGGCGTGATCCAAAGTCTATTAAATAAGCGGAAGATCCGCTGCGCGTGCCTGGGCACCGTGTTTAACCTCCCGATGTCCACAGTGACCCTGGTCGAGGACGGGCTGATGGTCGCCATGGCGGCGTTCGCGCTGATCGCCGGAGGACATTCATTATGA